DNA sequence from the Alkaliphilus metalliredigens QYMF genome:
AGAAATGAAGGTATTATCACATATGAAAAGAAAGCACAATGGATACATTATCGTATAGATCCACAATTCATTGAAGAAAATAAACTGCTTTACCATTTCATTAACGAAAAAATGGATGAAAATAATAAGTTTTTAATGGATCTTACAAAATTAACAAAGTACAAGAAAAGTGCCTTCACTTGTGAAAATCTGAAGGAAATGAGTGAGATTATTTTTTCTTAGTAAACCTAGGTAACCTAGATAACATATGATTTTTAGCAATAATGTAAAACATAATTTTTTTTAGGAGGAGATATTTATGGGTAATGAAAATGTTGTCCACGAAGGAAAAGGGATTGGTTTTTTCGAAAGATATTTAACTGTGT
Encoded proteins:
- a CDS encoding ArsR/SmtB family transcription factor gives rise to the protein MDSLFKALGDNNRLRILNLLRKGELCVCEIEVILDTTQSNVSRHLGKLRNEGIITYEKKAQWIHYRIDPQFIEENKLLYHFINEKMDENNKFLMDLTKLTKYKKSAFTCENLKEMSEIIFS